Proteins encoded together in one Methanomassiliicoccus luminyensis B10 window:
- a CDS encoding AlbA family DNA-binding domain-containing protein → MLQKDLDSIEETDLVDLIANQVGERRTIDYKAQLNIGNDTDKKEFLADVSSFANADGGDLIIGVAEDRGLPTSIIGLVVPDIDQETLRIEQIIRDGIQARIIGIRLRWVKLNNDKHVLIIRIPRSWNSPHKVSFKGHDKFFGRNSAGKYPYDVSELRSAFVLSESLNGRIKRFRDDRLANVITGDMPVPFSDTPKIVIHMVPISSFDSKQAIDIRRIYQSGQMPMLSSSADHRYNLDGVLFSSNGYEPETNKPVCRSYIQFFKNGTVEAVEGRILRPYKGVGKYLPIIDFEIGIQQFIAGIMKSLRGEDIAPPIHVFITLLGVKELVLSKDRSGFDSDDSFKIDRDVLTLPEAIIDDYDSDVHELLRDSVNTLWNACGYEQSWTYDKNKKDD, encoded by the coding sequence ATGCTACAAAAAGACCTGGACTCAATCGAAGAGACAGACCTAGTGGACTTAATAGCTAACCAAGTTGGTGAACGAAGGACCATCGATTACAAAGCGCAGCTAAATATTGGCAATGATACAGACAAGAAAGAGTTTCTAGCCGATGTCTCATCTTTTGCTAACGCGGATGGTGGAGACCTAATAATCGGTGTGGCCGAAGACAGAGGATTGCCAACCAGCATCATCGGTCTTGTGGTCCCCGACATCGACCAGGAAACCCTTCGAATCGAACAGATTATCCGCGATGGCATCCAGGCAAGGATTATCGGAATCCGCCTTCGATGGGTCAAGCTCAACAATGACAAGCACGTCTTAATCATCAGGATACCCAGAAGCTGGAACAGCCCCCACAAGGTATCGTTCAAAGGTCATGACAAGTTCTTTGGGCGTAACTCCGCTGGAAAATACCCTTATGATGTATCTGAACTTAGATCGGCCTTTGTCCTATCGGAATCGCTGAACGGAAGAATAAAGCGTTTCAGGGACGATCGATTGGCCAATGTAATTACCGGCGATATGCCCGTCCCCTTTTCAGACACCCCGAAAATCGTTATCCACATGGTGCCGATATCGTCATTCGATTCTAAGCAGGCTATCGACATAAGGCGAATTTATCAATCCGGTCAAATGCCCATGCTCAGTTCATCGGCGGATCATAGATACAATCTCGATGGGGTCCTGTTTTCCAGCAACGGTTACGAACCAGAAACGAACAAGCCGGTTTGTCGTTCATACATCCAGTTCTTTAAGAACGGCACCGTTGAGGCCGTCGAAGGTCGCATATTGCGCCCCTACAAAGGCGTTGGTAAATATCTACCTATTATCGACTTTGAGATAGGTATTCAGCAGTTTATAGCGGGCATAATGAAATCATTAAGAGGAGAAGACATAGCTCCTCCAATCCATGTGTTCATTACGTTGCTTGGAGTAAAGGAACTCGTGTTATCTAAAGATCGATCTGGTTTTGATTCTGATGACTCGTTTAAGATAGATCGAGATGTTCTAACTCTCCCCGAAGCAATCATAGATGACTATGATTCGGATGTTCATGAGTTACTCAGAGATTCCGTAAATACTCTCTGGAATGCATGTGGTTACGAACAATCGTGGACATATGATAAAAATAAAAAGGATGATTGA